A window from Nitrospirota bacterium encodes these proteins:
- the rpmI gene encoding 50S ribosomal protein L35 — MAKKAKIKLKTNRSAAKRLKVTGSGKVMRRKGWKGHLLSGKNSTRKRRLTGAVEITKDNMENVKQMLPYGSK, encoded by the coding sequence ATGGCAAAAAAGGCAAAGATCAAACTGAAAACCAATCGAAGCGCCGCGAAGCGGCTGAAGGTGACCGGCTCGGGCAAGGTGATGCGGCGAAAGGGCTGGAAGGGCCACCTGCTGTCGGGGAAGAACTCGACGCGCAAGCGGAGGTTGACGGGAGCTGTTGAGATCACCAAGGACAACATGGAAAACGTCAAGCAGATGCTTCCCTACGGAAGCAAGTAA
- the infC gene encoding translation initiation factor IF-3, giving the protein MNHMIKVKEVRVISSEGEQLGVMETRDAVRKAEEAGLDLVEVAPTAKPPVCRIMDFGKYKYEVAKKAHESRKHQTVILMKEVKLRPRTDEHDVQFKTNNIKRFLEDGNKVKVSVMFRGREMAHTEHGRAVLERIVADLQNEAVVEQQPRMEGRNMMLYLAPKAK; this is encoded by the coding sequence GTGAATCACATGATCAAGGTGAAAGAAGTCCGGGTCATCTCGTCAGAGGGCGAACAGCTCGGCGTGATGGAGACCCGGGACGCCGTCCGGAAGGCCGAGGAAGCGGGGCTCGATCTCGTGGAGGTGGCGCCCACGGCCAAGCCTCCCGTCTGCCGCATCATGGACTTCGGCAAGTACAAGTATGAAGTAGCCAAAAAAGCCCATGAGTCCCGGAAGCACCAGACCGTCATCTTGATGAAGGAAGTCAAGCTCAGGCCGAGGACGGACGAACACGACGTCCAGTTCAAGACGAACAATATCAAACGGTTCCTCGAGGATGGCAACAAGGTCAAGGTGAGCGTGATGTTCCGCGGACGCGAGATGGCCCACACCGAACATGGCAGGGCGGTCCTTGAACGGATCGTTGCCGACCTGCAGAACGAGGCCGTTGTGGAGCAGCAGCCCCGGATGGAAGGCAGGAACATGATGCTCTACCTCGCGCCGAAGGCAAAGTAG